The genomic region AAAAAGCTGGGCTCGTTGCAGACCCCGTGATCAATGGCGACATCCAGGCAGCCCCCATTGGTGAACATCCGGTTCATCCGGGCCTTGGTGCTGATACGCATTGTCTGTTCCTTCATTTTGATCGGTTTGCCAGCGTTTGCGGACAAACGCCGTGATACTCGCCCAGCTCTGAAATCAGAGAGGCTGTTTCTTTGTTCTGGCGCGCCGCATCCCAACCCAGACATTTGGCGGCAATCGCTGCAACGCGTGAGATAATGTCAGAAGACACCTGCCCCGTGATCGCCAGGCTGGTACGGCGCAGAATAATGTCCGCAAGGTGAACTATGCGCTCCGACCGGATCAGATAGGTAATTTCTGCAACCGAGTATGCGCAATTGGGCACTAAATCGGAGTCCTCTGGGAACTCTTCGCATGCCGTCAGAACCAAGTGCGCATTGCTGCCATAGAGATCCAGCACATGGCGGGCGCGTTTCGGCGATACACCGAACTTGGCGCAGGTCTCGGCAACCCAACTGAGCGTGTCTTCTGGATAGTCCCGACCACCACCGATCGGCATGCTCAACGTGTGGCAAACACGGGACCTGCCAAGCTCATGCAACACATCATCCGTGGTCTGCTCGGCAAAAGCACGGAACGTCGTCCATTTGCCACCGACCATGCAGAACTGCGGAACCGGTCCATCCAGCCTTTTGACAAAATGCCCGCGCGAGATCCGCCCGGTGAATTCCTGATCGCTTTTGGGCAGCGGTCGGATGCCGCTGTAGCTGAAAACGATTTGCGAAGGGGTGACAGAGATATCCGGAAACACACCGCCCAACGACTGCAGGATGTAAGATGTTTCCTCATCCTCGCAGCGTGTTCTACCGGGGGCAGCAACCCGGATATCCGTCGCCCCGACCAGCACGTTCGACAGATAGGGAAATAGGATGCAAACCCGCCCGTCGGAGTTCTCATAGAAAATCATATGCCCGCCCAAAGCATCTCTCAACTCGGGACTATCGATCATCAGGTGCGAGCCTTTGGTGCCCTCAACCATTGGCTTTAAGGCGTCATACTGCCCCGGAAGCTGCGCGGCGGTTACATCCACCCAGGCGCCGGTGGCGTTGACAATGGCCTTGGTAGAAACCGGCCAGATGGCGCCGGATTCAGTGTCTTTCAGAGTCAGTGTCGTATCGTCGTTCGCCGTCAGGCAGACATAATTCAATGCAATAGAATCCGGATTGGCCGCCTCGCTGTCCTCCAGCAATTCAAGGCCCAGCCGCTCGGGATGGCTGATCCAGGCGTCATAATAGGTGGCCGTAAACCGCGTGTCCTTGCGCAGCTGCG from Parasedimentitalea psychrophila harbors:
- a CDS encoding glycerol-3-phosphate dehydrogenase/oxidase — translated: MPNDRDQRFSRIADNGAFDVIVVGGGINGIGVFRELSLQGLRVLLVEQNDYCSGCSAAPSRMIHGGLRYLENGEFSLVRESLQERDALLQNAPHMVRPLPTTVPIRSVFSGVMNSVANFLNLRTQPAERGALMIKAGLTLYDWVTRRRRVLPTHDFQGPRKTRKQWPQLRKDTRFTATYYDAWISHPERLGLELLEDSEAANPDSIALNYVCLTANDDTTLTLKDTESGAIWPVSTKAIVNATGAWVDVTAAQLPGQYDALKPMVEGTKGSHLMIDSPELRDALGGHMIFYENSDGRVCILFPYLSNVLVGATDIRVAAPGRTRCEDEETSYILQSLGGVFPDISVTPSQIVFSYSGIRPLPKSDQEFTGRISRGHFVKRLDGPVPQFCMVGGKWTTFRAFAEQTTDDVLHELGRSRVCHTLSMPIGGGRDYPEDTLSWVAETCAKFGVSPKRARHVLDLYGSNAHLVLTACEEFPEDSDLVPNCAYSVAEITYLIRSERIVHLADIILRRTSLAITGQVSSDIISRVAAIAAKCLGWDAARQNKETASLISELGEYHGVCPQTLANRSK